From the genome of Triticum aestivum cultivar Chinese Spring chromosome 3B, IWGSC CS RefSeq v2.1, whole genome shotgun sequence, one region includes:
- the LOC123067538 gene encoding uncharacterized protein — protein sequence MVMDDHQLRLLQIPPPIHPEDPDSPLPETILIDSFDYLSDRTNATTARGRRSRTKKKGKRILVTFWPVAPPRVSCFTVHCPDLKPDAFADIPKISYTEDDLVLLSITICPERLHMYGENIRYFVYQAGTKKTPPSVKLVHCPPYFRIYDQEVALLHCHHQEMFFIAVLRWAFIDRDYTDEHFNLHLYNSKTKAWNIKLMLLDSPKDFEFHSFNKGITIGGELGSVGWVDLRRGIIICDLLLDNQSLRYIPLPSPLSPDPVRGYMLYVRNITVLQGYIKYFEMHSNVRPGSDTGSSLICEGWMAATKKIKISSIGSTSGSSNWEEDCTIRCSDDVPLDSPVYAQMLPNPQEGDDAKPSLKKIRVGYPALSLHDGDVVYLMHMPDPRGDKACVIALDMRNKAVKGVANFGGSGRPLGHSYTYFPSGISKHLGIFSSTRQISNAAETSRDGK from the exons ATGGTGATGGATGACCACCAACTCCGGCTGCTCCAGATCCCTCCGCCTATCCACCCCGAGGATCCGGATTCTCCTCTCCCGGAGACCATCCTCATCGACTCGTTCGACTACCTCAGCGACCGCACCAACGCCACCACCGCCCGTGGCCGCAGGAGCAggaccaagaagaagggcaagcgcATCCTGGTCACCTTCTGGCCGGTTGCCCCGCCTCGCGTCTCCTGCTTCACCGTCCACTGCCCAGATCTGAAGCCCGATGCATTCGCTGACATCCCCAAGATCTCCTATACGGAGGACGACCTCGTCCTGCTCAGCATCACCATCTGCCCCGAGCGCCTGCACATGTACGGCGAGAACATCCGCTACTTCGTCTACCAGGCCGGCACCAAGAAGACGCCGCCGTCGGTCAAGCTCGTCCACTGTCCCCCCTACTTCAGGATCTACGACCAAGAGGTTGCCTTACTGCACTGCCACCACCAAGAGATGTTCTTCATCGCCGTGCTCCGCTGGGCCTTCATTGATCGGGATTACACCGACGAGCACTTTAATCTCCACCTGTACAACTCCAAGACAAAGGCATGGAACATCAAGTTGATGCTTCTTGATTCGCCCAAGGATTTTGAGTTCCACTCTTTCAACAAGGGGATCACCATTGGAGGGGAGCTTGGTTCAGTGGGTTGGGTCGACCTTAGGCGGGGCATTATCATCTGTGACCTTCTCCTTGACAACCAGAGTCTTCGCTACATCCCACTACCTTCGCCGCTGTCGCCCGATCCAGTCAGGGGTTATATGTTGTATGTTCGGAACATCACTGTTCTCCAAGGTTACATCAAGTATTTTGAGATGCACAGTAACGTCAGACCGGGCTCAGACACTGGAAGCTCCCTGATATGTGAAGGTTGGATGGCtgcaacaaaaaaaataaaaatttcaaGCATTGGCTCTACTTCTGGTAGTAGCAACTGGGAGGAGGACTGTACTATCAGATGCTCAGATGATGTACCATTGGATAGCCCTGTGTATGCCCAAATGCTACCTAATCCGCAGGAGGGAGATGATGCCAAGCCAAGCCTGAAGAAAATTCGTGTAGGCTATCCTGCTCTTAGCTTGCATGACGGTGATGTTGTTTACCTTATGCACATGCCTGATCCCCGTGGGGATAAGGCCTGTGTGATTGCTCTTGATATGAGGAACAAGGCTGTAAAAGGCGTGGCTAATTTTGGCGGCTCTGGAAGACCCCTGGGTCATTCTTACACCTACTTTCCGAGTGGGATCTCCAAGCATCTGGGCATTTTCTCATCAACCAG GCAAATATCGAATGCTGCTGAAACAAGTAGGGATGGCAAGTAA